A single window of Ananas comosus cultivar F153 linkage group 17, ASM154086v1, whole genome shotgun sequence DNA harbors:
- the LOC109723149 gene encoding tropinone reductase homolog At5g06060-like isoform X1, producing the protein MEETQSKRGKERWSLHGMTALVTGGTKGIGHAVVEELLSFGAAVHTCARNEAELRSCVERWRGMGYPQVTGSVCDVSSREQREQLMNEVASLFAGKLNILVNNAGTVIVKPTTEYSEEDAGRIWATNFESAFHLSQLSHPLLKESGRGSIVFISSVAGVVAVPYGTPYAATKGAMNQLTKNLACEWAKDNIRANCVAPWLTKTPLADPLLDEQTLAKVRSRTPLGRIAEAEEVSSAVAFLCLPAASYITGQTITIDGGMTINGFFFN; encoded by the exons ATGGAGGAAACACAGAGCAAGAGAGGCAAAGAGAGATGGTCGCTCCACGGAATGACCGCTCTGGTCACCGGAGGTACCAAAGGAATTGG CCATGCGGTGGTAGAGGAGCTGCTGAGCTTCGGGGCGGCGGTGCACACGTGTGCACGGAACGAGGCGGAGCTGCGGTCGTGCGTGGAGCGGTGGAGGGGTATGGGTTACCCGCAAGTGACCGGATCCGTCTGCGATGTATCGTCGCGGGAGCAGCGCGAGCAGCTCATGAACGAGGTGGCCTCCCTCTTCGCCGGAAAACTCAACATACTC GTAAACAACGCAGGAACAGTCATAGTAAAACCAACTACAGAGTACAGCGAAGAGGATGCTGGGCGCATATGGGCCACTAACTTTGAATCAGCCTTTCATCTCAGCCAACTTTCGCATCCACTCCTGAAGGAGTCGGGACGCGGCTCGATCGTCTTCATCTCTTCTGTCGCCGGTGTTGTCGCTGTACCTTACGGGACCCCTTATGCTGCAACTAAAG GAGCAATGAATCAGCTGACGAAGAATTTGGCATGCGAGTGGGCGAAGGACAACATTCGGGCTAACTGTGTCGCGCCTTGGCTTACGAAAACTCCGCTAGCTGATCCG CTTCTGGACGAGCAGACACTGGCGAAGGTCCGATCTCGCACGCCACTCGGGCGAattgcggaggcggaggaggtgtCGTCGGCGGTCGCATTCCTTTGCCTCCCTGCAGCTTCTTACATCACCGGACAAACCATCACCATCGATGGAGGCATGACGATCAATGGGTTTTTCTTTAATTAG
- the LOC109723149 gene encoding tropinone reductase homolog At5g06060-like isoform X2 — translation MEETQSKRGKERWSLHGMTALVTGGTKGIGHAVVEELLSFGAAVHTCARNEAELRSCVERWRGMGYPQVTGSVCDVSSREQREQLMNEVNNAGTVIVKPTTEYSEEDAGRIWATNFESAFHLSQLSHPLLKESGRGSIVFISSVAGVVAVPYGTPYAATKGAMNQLTKNLACEWAKDNIRANCVAPWLTKTPLADPLLDEQTLAKVRSRTPLGRIAEAEEVSSAVAFLCLPAASYITGQTITIDGGMTINGFFFN, via the exons ATGGAGGAAACACAGAGCAAGAGAGGCAAAGAGAGATGGTCGCTCCACGGAATGACCGCTCTGGTCACCGGAGGTACCAAAGGAATTGG CCATGCGGTGGTAGAGGAGCTGCTGAGCTTCGGGGCGGCGGTGCACACGTGTGCACGGAACGAGGCGGAGCTGCGGTCGTGCGTGGAGCGGTGGAGGGGTATGGGTTACCCGCAAGTGACCGGATCCGTCTGCGATGTATCGTCGCGGGAGCAGCGCGAGCAGCTCATGAACGAG GTAAACAACGCAGGAACAGTCATAGTAAAACCAACTACAGAGTACAGCGAAGAGGATGCTGGGCGCATATGGGCCACTAACTTTGAATCAGCCTTTCATCTCAGCCAACTTTCGCATCCACTCCTGAAGGAGTCGGGACGCGGCTCGATCGTCTTCATCTCTTCTGTCGCCGGTGTTGTCGCTGTACCTTACGGGACCCCTTATGCTGCAACTAAAG GAGCAATGAATCAGCTGACGAAGAATTTGGCATGCGAGTGGGCGAAGGACAACATTCGGGCTAACTGTGTCGCGCCTTGGCTTACGAAAACTCCGCTAGCTGATCCG CTTCTGGACGAGCAGACACTGGCGAAGGTCCGATCTCGCACGCCACTCGGGCGAattgcggaggcggaggaggtgtCGTCGGCGGTCGCATTCCTTTGCCTCCCTGCAGCTTCTTACATCACCGGACAAACCATCACCATCGATGGAGGCATGACGATCAATGGGTTTTTCTTTAATTAG
- the LOC109723149 gene encoding tropinone reductase homolog At5g06060-like isoform X3, translating to MVAPRNDRSGHRSHAVVEELLSFGAAVHTCARNEAELRSCVERWRGMGYPQVTGSVCDVSSREQREQLMNEVASLFAGKLNILVNNAGTVIVKPTTEYSEEDAGRIWATNFESAFHLSQLSHPLLKESGRGSIVFISSVAGVVAVPYGTPYAATKGAMNQLTKNLACEWAKDNIRANCVAPWLTKTPLADPLLDEQTLAKVRSRTPLGRIAEAEEVSSAVAFLCLPAASYITGQTITIDGGMTINGFFFN from the exons ATGGTCGCTCCACGGAATGACCGCTCTGGTCACCGGAG CCATGCGGTGGTAGAGGAGCTGCTGAGCTTCGGGGCGGCGGTGCACACGTGTGCACGGAACGAGGCGGAGCTGCGGTCGTGCGTGGAGCGGTGGAGGGGTATGGGTTACCCGCAAGTGACCGGATCCGTCTGCGATGTATCGTCGCGGGAGCAGCGCGAGCAGCTCATGAACGAGGTGGCCTCCCTCTTCGCCGGAAAACTCAACATACTC GTAAACAACGCAGGAACAGTCATAGTAAAACCAACTACAGAGTACAGCGAAGAGGATGCTGGGCGCATATGGGCCACTAACTTTGAATCAGCCTTTCATCTCAGCCAACTTTCGCATCCACTCCTGAAGGAGTCGGGACGCGGCTCGATCGTCTTCATCTCTTCTGTCGCCGGTGTTGTCGCTGTACCTTACGGGACCCCTTATGCTGCAACTAAAG GAGCAATGAATCAGCTGACGAAGAATTTGGCATGCGAGTGGGCGAAGGACAACATTCGGGCTAACTGTGTCGCGCCTTGGCTTACGAAAACTCCGCTAGCTGATCCG CTTCTGGACGAGCAGACACTGGCGAAGGTCCGATCTCGCACGCCACTCGGGCGAattgcggaggcggaggaggtgtCGTCGGCGGTCGCATTCCTTTGCCTCCCTGCAGCTTCTTACATCACCGGACAAACCATCACCATCGATGGAGGCATGACGATCAATGGGTTTTTCTTTAATTAG
- the LOC109723151 gene encoding uncharacterized protein LOC109723151 isoform X2: MSMIRAMFESTEKMPQDLHKPEKRIGIPNANNYISPNGSPKNDVSSSQSSHAVPPPQALRAKDIVKNFLIPSDAQVKRK, encoded by the exons ATGTCGATGATCAGAGCAATGTTTGAATCAACAGAGAAAATGCCCCAAGACTTGCATAAACCAGAAAAAAGAATCGGTATACCG AATGCTAACAATTATATTTCTCCCAATGGATCACCTAAGAATGATGTAAGTTCATCACAATCTAGTCATGCAGTACCTCCACCTCAG GCACTTCGAGCTAAAGATATTGTGAAGAATTTTCTTATCCCATCAGATGCTCAG GTTAAGCGCAAGTAA
- the LOC109723151 gene encoding uncharacterized protein LOC109723151 isoform X1 codes for MSMIRAMFESTEKMPQDLHKPEKRIGIPNANNYISPNGSPKNDVSSSQSSHAVPPPQALRAKDIVKNFLIPSDAQGGNEVYLKSLKKPHGNVARGYILSKDPMTKVGGVELGPQYWEVQIDVAILHNEPLLRPYGNYLTIGDAVGVTVAWPYTYVKRK; via the exons ATGTCGATGATCAGAGCAATGTTTGAATCAACAGAGAAAATGCCCCAAGACTTGCATAAACCAGAAAAAAGAATCGGTATACCG AATGCTAACAATTATATTTCTCCCAATGGATCACCTAAGAATGATGTAAGTTCATCACAATCTAGTCATGCAGTACCTCCACCTCAG GCACTTCGAGCTAAAGATATTGTGAAGAATTTTCTTATCCCATCAGATGCTCAG GGTGGAAATGAAGTATActtgaaaagtttaaaaaaaccTCATGGTAACGTGGCACGAGGTTACATATTAAGTAAGGATCCCATGACGAAAGTTGGAGGAGTCGAGTTAGGACCACAATATTGGGAGGTTCAAATAGACGTAGCAATACTTCACAATGAGCCATTATTAAGACCTTATGGAAATTATTTGACCATTGGAGATGCCGTAGGTGTAACGGTGGCTTGGCCATATACCTAT GTTAAGCGCAAGTAA
- the LOC109723148 gene encoding tropinone reductase homolog At5g06060-like isoform X2, whose amino-acid sequence MEEIESKKGKERWSLHGMTALVTGGTRGIGRAVVEELLSFGAAVHTCTLDEAELRSCVERWKGMGYLRVTGSVYDVSSREQREQLMKEVASLFSGKLNIPVNNAGTVIVKPTIEYSEEDTAHIWATNFESGYHLSQLSHPLLKESGRGSIVFTSSVAGIVAVPYGTPYAATKGAINQLAKNLACEWAKDNIRANCVAPWFTMTPLVAPIPRGCCAN is encoded by the exons atggAGGAAATAGAGAGTAAGAAAGGCAAAGAGAGATGGTCTCTCCATGGAATGACCGCTCTGGTCACCGGAGGTACCAGAGGAATTGG CCGTGCGGTGGTGGAGGAGCTACTGAGCTTTGGGGCGGCGGTGCACACGTGCACACTGGACGAAGCGGAGCTGCGGTCGTGCGTAGAGCGGTGGAAGGGGATGGGTTACCTGCGAGTGACCGGATCCGTCTATGATGTGTCGTCGCGGGAGCAGCGCGAGCAGCTCATGAAGGAGGTGGCCTCCCTCTTCTCCGGAAAACTCAACATACCC GTAAACAATGCAGGAACAGTCATAGTAAAACCAACTATAGAGTACAGTGAAGAGGATACTGCGCACATATGGGCCACTAACTTTGAATCAGGCTATCATCTCAGCCAGCTCTCGCATCCACTCCTGAAGGAGTCAGGACGCGGCTCGATCGTTTTCACCTCTTCTGTCGCCGGTATCGTCGCTGTACCTTACGGGACCCCTTACGCTGCAACTAAAG GAGCAATTAACCAGCTGGCGAAGAATCTGGCATGTGAGTGGGCCAAGGACAACATTCGGGCTAACTGTGTCGCTCCTTGGTTTACGATGACTCCCTTAGTTGCTCCG attcctAGAGGTTGCTGTGCAAACTAG
- the LOC109723148 gene encoding tropinone reductase homolog At5g06060-like isoform X1, with protein sequence MEEIESKKGKERWSLHGMTALVTGGTRGIGRAVVEELLSFGAAVHTCTLDEAELRSCVERWKGMGYLRVTGSVYDVSSREQREQLMKEVASLFSGKLNIPVNNAGTVIVKPTIEYSEEDTAHIWATNFESGYHLSQLSHPLLKESGRGSIVFTSSVAGIVAVPYGTPYAATKGAINQLAKNLACEWAKDNIRANCVAPWFTMTPLVAPYLDEQTLAKIRSCTPVGRVAKPEEVSSAVAFLCLPAASYITGQTITVDGGMTINGFFFN encoded by the exons atggAGGAAATAGAGAGTAAGAAAGGCAAAGAGAGATGGTCTCTCCATGGAATGACCGCTCTGGTCACCGGAGGTACCAGAGGAATTGG CCGTGCGGTGGTGGAGGAGCTACTGAGCTTTGGGGCGGCGGTGCACACGTGCACACTGGACGAAGCGGAGCTGCGGTCGTGCGTAGAGCGGTGGAAGGGGATGGGTTACCTGCGAGTGACCGGATCCGTCTATGATGTGTCGTCGCGGGAGCAGCGCGAGCAGCTCATGAAGGAGGTGGCCTCCCTCTTCTCCGGAAAACTCAACATACCC GTAAACAATGCAGGAACAGTCATAGTAAAACCAACTATAGAGTACAGTGAAGAGGATACTGCGCACATATGGGCCACTAACTTTGAATCAGGCTATCATCTCAGCCAGCTCTCGCATCCACTCCTGAAGGAGTCAGGACGCGGCTCGATCGTTTTCACCTCTTCTGTCGCCGGTATCGTCGCTGTACCTTACGGGACCCCTTACGCTGCAACTAAAG GAGCAATTAACCAGCTGGCGAAGAATCTGGCATGTGAGTGGGCCAAGGACAACATTCGGGCTAACTGTGTCGCTCCTTGGTTTACGATGACTCCCTTAGTTGCTCCG TATCTCGACGAGCAGACACTGGCAAAGATTCGATCTTGCACGCCGGTCGGGCGAGTTGCGAAGCCCGAGGAGGTGTCATCAGCGGTGGCATTCCTTTGCCTCCCGGCAGCTTCTTATATCACCGGACAAACTATCACGGTTGATGGAGGCATGACAATAAATGGGTTTTTCTTTAATTAG